The segment ACCATTATCACCTATAATGTATTGCTCACAAAAGTCCATAAACTCACCAAGTTCTCTTTCTTCTGTGTGATTATCTTTTGCTTCTGTGCATTTGATTTTTGCATTTAATGGCACGCTCACAGCCCCTGCTGGCAACTCATCTATCAATCTCACACGCCAAATTCCCTCACCCGTTGAACCACGATTTTGTTTTAAAACCCTCTCACCCTTTGCTAAAGTTTTTGGGAAACTTTCTTTAAAAGTTTTGATATCATAATACGCATAAGTATCTTCAGGTACTAAAGCCGTTTTATTAAGCTTGGTAAGCGCATCTTTAGCGCCATATCCTATCATCGCATCAGGATGAGGCATACCTATAACACCATTTGCACAAAGTTTTCTAAGCATATCAAAATACTCGTTTTCTTCTTTTAAATTTCCAGGATTAATTCTAGAAACATAAGCATCAGCATTGTTTTTTACATATTCATAAATTTCATCTTTCTTTTCAACTTCAAAAAAGATAACCTCAGCATTCCAACCTTGTTCTTTTAAGGCGTTTACCATAGGCATAGTATCTTTTCTGTGGCCATCTTCACCTTTATCGCTACCACCTCTAACTTCAAAAAACACAATATTTTTTTTCATATTTCTCCCTTTTTAAAGATATTTTATCATCATATCTAAATAAGTATTAAATTTTTATTTATTTTTTACATAAACTCGTTGTAAATTTTGCAAATTTGAGCTTGCATTTAAAAGCAAAGTATCAGCCATGCAAATTGCCACCATAGCATTTACCACAACACTACCCCTTATACCCACACAAGGATCATGTCTGCCTTTTAACTCGTGTATAATATTTTCTCCTTGAATATTTTGCGTTTGTTGGGGTAAAAATATAGAAGGAGTTGGCTTAAAATATGTTTTTATATCAATAAAATCCCCATTAGAAATTCCACCTAAGATCCCACCGCTATGATTGCTTAAAAACACCCCATCTTTTAGCTCATCATTATTTTGACTTCCATACATATAGCTACTTTGAATGCCACTTCCTATTTCTATAGCTTTAACCGCATTAACTCCCATAATTGCATGAGCAAGTTTAGAATCAAGCTTATCATACAAAGGCTCACCCAAGCCTTTTATAGGGTTTCTCACTCTAGTAAAAACTCTAGCACCTATGCTATTTTTTGCCTTTTTAGCTTTTAAAATTTCATCTTTAAAACTTTGCTCTAAATTTTTATCTAAAGCATAAACTTCACTATTTTTAGCATAATCAAAATCAAACTCATCATTACTAAGTTTGCTATCAATACTTCCTACTCCAAAAACCCCACTCATTATCTCTATATCAAATTCTTTTAAAAGCATTTGTGCTACAGCTCCTGCTGCTACTCTTGCTACACTTTCTCTAGCACTAGCTCTTCCACCACCTCTATAATCTCTAATGCCATATTTATGATAATAAGTAAAATCAGCATGCGCAGGACGAAATACATCTTTTTCATAATCTTTTGAGCGTGTATTTTCATTATACACCAAAACACTTATAGGAGTTCCTGTTGTATAACCCTCAAAAACCCCACTTAAAACTTGAGCTTTATCTTCTTCTTTTCTAGGGGTACTAAATTTATTTTGACCAGGTTTTCTTTTATCTAGCATTTCTTGTAAAAAATCAAAATCAAACTTCACCCCTGCTGGCATACCATCTATTATACAACCTATAGCTTGACCATGGGATTCACCAAAGCTTGTAAATTTAAATCTTACTCCAAAGCTATTCATAGTTTTCCTAATTTCTCAAGTGCGATTTTAGCACATTGTTGTTGGGCTTCTTTTTTACTACCTGCTGTAGATCTTGCTACTTCTATGCCTTGAATTTTCACTGCGATTTCAAATTGCTTTTTATGATCAGGCCCAAAAGCCTTTACTACAATATACTCAGGTGTGCCTGCCATATTTGCCTGCGTAATTTCTTGTAATCTTGTTTTATAGTCTTTAAACAAACTTTGTGTGTCAATATGCGGATAAACTTCATTAAGTAAGTTTAATGCTATATTTTTAGTTTTTTCAAAACCTATTTCTAAATACAAAGCCCCCATTAGTGCTTCAAAAGCATCAGAAAGTATGGAAGGTTTATTGCGTCCATCGTTATTTTCTTCTGCGATAGACATAAAAATACATGCTCCAAGATCAAGTTTTTGCGCTAAAGTTGCAAAAGATTTTTCATTCACCAAAGCTGCTCTAAGTTTAGAAAGATTTCCTTCTGAGTCTTTTTGAAATTTAAAAAACAAAAACTCCCCTACCACTAAATCCATCACAGCATCACCTAAAAACTCTAATCTTTCGTTATTATAAGGCTTTTTATAGCTTTTATGCGTCAAAGCTTCGATAAGCAATTGCTCATTTTTAAAATGATAATTTAATCTTTCTTGGAGTTTTTTAAGCATTTATTGACCTTTCTTCTTGGAGCTTTAAGGCTGCATTTCTTGCTAGCTCATCACAACGCTCATTTAATTCATGGCCATTGTGTGCTTTGATCCAAAAAGCAGTTATTTTATGATCTTTAGCTACATTTAAATACTCTTTCCAAAGATCAATATTTTTTTTACCCTTAAAATCTTTTTTTACCCAACCTTCAAGCCATTCATTAATACTTTGTACCATTAAATTTGAATCTGTGTATAACTTTACCTCACATGGTTCTTTTAAAGCTTTTAAAGCCTCTATAATAGCCATTAATTCCATACGGTTGTTTGTTGTATTCTCACACGCCCCACTTTGTTCTTTTTGATGATTTTTATAAGTTAAAACATAAGCCCACCCTCCAAAGCCAGGGTTGTTTAAACACGAGCCGTCTGTATAAATTTCAATATTTTTCAAGCTTTTACCTCATAATAAATCTCGCATTTTCCAAATTCATAACAAAATGGACAATGATAAAAAAACAAAGGACTTTGATTTTTACAATTATTACACACATAAGTAAAGCTAAGATTTGCACTTAGCTTATTATCGTTTAAAATTTTTAAAATTTTTAGTTTATGATTTTTGATAGGAATAGCTTTTGTGATTAATTTTTTTGCATAAAAAAACTCATGGTATTTTTCATCTTCAAGATTAAGCGGACTTTTGCATTCATTAAGCAAATCAATGACATTTTCAAATTGAGGCATTTGAGTAAGTTTATCTTTATAATGCAAAAAGCAAAGTCTTAAAATATACTCATTATCCTTACTCAAAGCTAAAATTTCTTTTAGTTTTTGTTCTTGCTCTTTAGAACTTGCTTGAATTTTTAAAGCTTTTATCAAGGCTTTTTCTGCATATATATTTTCTCCTAGCTCAAACAAACACTCTAAAACATCTAAAACCTTGTCATAATCTTTGAGTTTTAAATAAACAATTTTTAAAAGTTTTAAGCTTTCTTTATTGCGTGCTTTAATTTTTAAGGCATTTAACAAAGCTTCTACACTACGCTCTAAAAATCCTGCTTTTAGATAAACTTGTGCTAGTGAAAAAAAGATAAATTCTTTTTGGCTTGCTTCATTTGCTTTTTGCAAAGCTATGAGATAAATCCCCACAGCTTTTTCAAATTCACCACTTTTGGTAAAAATTTGAGCTAAGAAATTTAAATTTTCTATGCTTAAATTGGCATTTTTTAAAATTTGTTGGTGTGTGGAATTAATTTCAAATTTTTTTACAAAACGATCAAGTTTGCTTTTTTGGTCTTTACTTGCAACAATACGCCATATATAATGTGAGCTAGCTATGATAAAAACCAAAGCAGTTAAAACAATAAGACCAAATAAAGGATCGCGGTATTCTACAAAGAAAAAATCCATAACCTTACAACTTAATTTTCAAATTTATAACAATTATAGCTAAATGCTTATATAATTTTCTTTAAGGTTTAAAGATGATAGAACAAGCAAGTATAGAACAACTTTTACAAAAAACAGATATTGTTGATATCATAGCTCATTATGTTGAAGTAAAAAAACAAGGCTCAAGCTATGTTTGCGTTTGTCCTTTTCATGATGATAAAAATCCTAGTATGCATATTAATTCTATTAAAGGGTTTTATCATTGTTTTGCATGCAAGGCTGGGGGTAATGTTTTTAAATTTGTAATGGATTATGAGAAATTAAACTTCGTTGAAGCGGTGGAAAAAGTTGCTTCATGGAGTAATTTTTCACTTACTTATATCTCGCAAAAACAAGATAATAAAAAATCCATCATTCATATCTTGCCTACTCTTAATGCTTTTTACAAACAAAACCTAGCTAAAAACAAAGAAGCTTTAGCTTATCTTTATAAAAGAGGCTTAAATGATGAGGATATCAGAACCTTTGAACTAGGCTTTGCGCCAAGTTCCAATGAAACACTAAGACTGCTACAAAATGAGCAAATCACTCAAGAAGAAGCTTTAGAGGTAGGTGCGATAAAACAAAATGAAAATGGCGCTTATGCAAGTTTTATCAACCGCATTACTTTTAGTATTTATGATCATAAAAATTTGCTTATAGGCTTTGGTGGTAGAACTTTAGATGAAACAAATATGGCAAAATATGTTAATTCTCCCCAAAGCAAACTTTTTGATAAATCACGCGTTTTTTATGCACTCAATTTAGCAAAAGATGCCATTTATAAACAAAAAGAAATGATAATTTGCGAGGGCTATATGGATGCTATAGCCTTTCATAAAGCAGGATTTAAAAATGCTGTGGCAGTTTTAGGAACAGCTTTGGGTGAAAATCACATACCCTTGATAAAAAGATTAGAAGCAAGGGTGATTTTGTGTTTTGATAATGATAATGCAGGGTTTAATGCTGCTGTGCGTTCAGCACATTTGCTAAGTTTAGCAAAAATTGATGGAAAAGTAGTCTTAATAGAAGGTGGAAAAGATCCGGCTGAACTTGTAGCAAGCCATCAAGAAAAATTACTTTTTAATATTTTAGAAAAAGGCATAGAGCTTGGAGAATTTTATATAAGAAGTTTGATTGCAAGTTGTGATTTAAGCTCAGCACTTAGTAAACAAAAGGCTTTAGAAGAGGCGCAAAAATACACTTTTAATCTTGAGCCTTTAGTAGCAAATTCTTACACTACCTTAGTAGCAAATCTTTTGGGTGTAAATATTAATGATATTAAACTTTCTAAAAATACAAGAAAAATAAGCTTCATTAATCCCATCAAACAAAGTAAAATCAATAATATAAGCGAGTTAGAGCTTTTGAAATTTTTATATGAAAATAATGAAACCATAGGGCTTTTTAAGCTTTTAAGTACAAAAGAATATTTTTTACACCAAGACATTACTAAAGCTATTTTAGAGCAAAAAAACTTTGAAGATCCTAGTATAAGAGAGCTTTATGAATTTGAAAATATCAAAAACTTAAGCAATTTAGAAGAATTTTTATATGCTATTTGTAAGATCAACCTTGCATATTTTAATAAATTAAAAAGTTTAAATTTAAAACAAGCCTTTAAAAAACAAATTTATAATTTGCTCAATCAAAATTTAGAAAAAATCAAAAAAAGCTATCAAAATGATGAAGTTTTTTTAAACCATTTAATAGAAGTTTTAAAAAGCGTGCATTTTTTAGATGATGAGGAAAGTTTGGAATTATTTTTAAATAGACTACAAAAAAACATCAAAGATAAAAAAGCAATTCATTATAACTTTGAAGAAGAAGTTTTTTAAATAAAAACTTGCACAAAAATTAAAAAATATTCATTACAATATGCCAAAAATTTCGAAAGGAAAAAATGAAAGCATTAGCACTTTTTAGTGGCGGGCTTGATTCTATGCTTGCTATAAAACTCATAAGCTCTCAAGGTATAGAAGTAAAAGCTTTAAATATAAACATAGGCTTTGGTGGCACAAGCGACAAAAGCGAACTCATGGCAAAACGCGCTGCTATGGCAGGGGCTAGTTTTGAAATGATAGATGTAAGAAATGCTTATTTACAAGAAGTTTTATTTAACCCTCAATATGGATATGGAAAGCATTTTAATCCTTGTATAGATTGTCATGCTTTTATGTTTAAAACTGCTCTTTCAATGTTAAAAGATGAAAATGCAAGTTTTATCATCACAGGAGAAGTAGTTGGTCAACGCCCAATGAGCCAAAGAAATGATGCTATGGCCAAGGTTAAAAAACTAGCACTTGATGAAGAAGATTTAATCTTGCGTCCAATGTGTGCTAAAAATTTACCTTTAACCAAACCTGAGCGTGAAGGTTGGGTTGATAGAGAAAAGTTAGAAAATATAAGTGGAAGAAGCAGAAAAAGACAACTTGAACTAGCTGCCAAATTTGGTTTTGAAGATTTTGAAAGTCCAGGCGGTGGATGTTTGCTTACACTTGAGAGCTTTTCTAATAAAATCAAAGATTTCATTAAATTTGATAAAAATATGCAAGTTAATGACGCTCAACTTTTAAAATACGGACGCCACTTAAGACTTCCAAATGGCTCTAAAATGATAGTAGGTAGAAATGAGCTAGAAAATCAATTTTTAAAAGAATTAAAAACTCAAAAATACGAAGAATTAAAACTTTTTGATTTAATAGGTGCTTATTCTTTGGTGGATGAAAATATCAATCCACAAGATCTTGAACTTGCTCTAAGCATAGCACTAACTTATGCTAAAACTCAAAATAATACAAAATACAAAATAGGCTTTAAAGATAAAATTTTCCAAAGTATGGCTTTTGAAGATAAAAATAAAATTCAAGAATATTTTATAAATTAAACTACCCTTTAAAGGGTAGTTTTTTAGAATTTCTTTCTTCTAACCTCTGCTACAATATCAGCTGACATAGAATCAACTTCATTAGCTACAGAATTAGTCGCATGAGCAATTTGTGAGTTTTCTTTAGTTAAACCATCAATTACTGAAACAGATTGATTAATTTGTGAAATTCCTAAAGCTTGCTCCTTAATACTCTCACCCATTTCATTAATAGATTGAACTAAGATATTAGTATTAGCTTCAATCTCACCTAAAGACTTTTGAGTTCTTTCGGCTAGATTTCTAACTTCATCAGCAACAACAGCAAAGCCACGTCCATGTTCACCAGCACGTGCAGCTTCAATAGCTGCATTTAATGCAAGTAGGTTAATTTGATCTGCAATATCTCTAATAACATCGGTTACATCTTTAATATCACTACTTTGCTTAATAACCTCTTCAGTTCTTGCTGCTACTGCATTCATAGAAGCACTCATCTCTTCAACTGCAGCGGCACTTTCTTGTAAAGAATCGGCTTGTTTTTGCGCACCATCATTAAGTTTTAAAACACTCTCTTTTAAAGCATCAGCTTTAGTTTGAAGCATTTCACCTTGACTTAGTGAAGCTTGAAGCATTTTTCTAATCTCTGCACCTACTGCATTAAGTGATTTTTCTATCTCACCTTCTGCATTTTCAAGCTTATCGGAAAAATCAAGATTTTTAAAACTTGCAAAAACTCTTTCTATTTCATTTAAATCCCTACCTATTTTTAATTCCATATCCTCAAGCATTTTGTTTAACACTTCTTTTAATTCTACAAGTTTTGGATTTACAGGATTTGCCTCTATTCTTTGAGTGAAATATCCTTTTTCTATTTCACAAGAAACTTCTAAAATATTTTGCACAGTAATGTCATCTTTTTCTAAGCAAGTTTGAATATACTGAACATTATCATTAATCACACCAGCCATTTTGCCTATTTCATCATTATATCTAGGTTTTAAAACTTCTACTGTTGCAACCTCATGATTTAGGTATCTAAAAAATTTCATTAAATGACTTTGAAGTCTTTGTACTCTAACAGAAACAATTCTTTTTACAGAAACACTGATTGCAATCACGATAAAAATAACCGCTATAACAGAACTTACCAAGATGATATTTCTAAGATCTACGATTGGTGCATACACAGATTCATTAGGCACAACAGCCAACATAGCCCAATGAATTCCAGTATTTGGCCACACTTCAAACACCCTTATAGCTCCATGATATTCACTGCCATCATCTGCTATATAATCAATAGCTCCTGCATGGATAGTTTTTTGAGCTTCTATCACATGAGCTGCATTTTTATTAACATCCGTAATTTTCTTAGTAACAAAATCTGCATTTGGATGTGTAGCTATGACACCGTTGCTTGCTATTAAAATCCTTCTTGCTCCTTGATAAATTGATCTTGATGGATCATTTAAAAAATCTGCAATAGGTTTAAGATCATAAAGCATACCAACAACACCTATTGCCTTGCCTTCTTTATTTACAATAGGTGCAGCTACATTAAGTCCTAAAAATTTATTACCTTGGATGTTATACCATCTTGGTTCACCAAAATAAAGCTTATCACCACCCATTAAATTTTTAATAGCTTGTGTTGAAGCTATTTCTTCACTCGCTGCTATAGTTTGCATACCGCCAGCATTGTTTGCGTCATTATCTTTCATCAAAACCATAAATTCATTATTATTTGTAAAGTATTTTGTATCAACACCTAAATTTTTATATACAGAACCATCTTGCAAATAATAATAACCATAAGATACATCATGGTTTGCATCAATAGCTTCCCCTAGAATATTTTCTATCCTTTTTGGGTTTATAGCACCTTCTGAAATAAGATTGTTTAATGTTCTTTGAGTACCAATAGCACTTACAAATAAAGACTTGATACTTGCTTCAGCTTGATTTCCATAGCGATGTACAGAAGCTGTAAGTGTATTTTCTATCTGCGTGTTTAAAATAGCAGTAGATCTGTTAATAATAAGCAAAGACAAAGCACTCAAAATTAAAATAACAGTAATAATTGCCACGAAGACAATTTTTGCACCAAGACTCCAATTTCGCATTTTCTCTCCTTAGATATTAAGTGGTAAAATATTCTTGTTATTATAAATAATTTTTATTAAAAAAATATAAAAAATTATTTTATTTTTATTTATTTTATAAGAATTATAATTACTTTTATTTTTTATCGCTTAAAATACTATAAAATAGGGGGGGGGGTAATGGATTTTTAGTTAGTATTTTTTACTATTTATATTTAAAATATATTAAAAGTTACAAAATCACTTTGTCCATTTTCGCTAATAATATTAAGAGTATATTTACCTTTTTTTAAATTTAAGGCCAAAGATTCTTCCTTACCTTCGAAAATTAGCTCTTGATTTAAATACCAAAAAAGCTTTTCTTTTCTAGGATTTGTAAGCTTTATTAATAATTTTTGTGAACCTTTTAAATCTTTTGGTAAAATGATATTAAGATTATTTAATGGATAAATAATTTTTAAATTTTGATTATAATTTTGCAAATTTTGCCTTTCTTTTGCAAAAAACGCTTGTGCATTAGAAGGTAAATTTAATATAATCTTTTTCTTTGCATGGATGAAATTTTCATCTAAAGAATCAACTTCTTTGTTTTTATACATAAAAACTTCTTTTAAAAATGGCGAAGTCCTTAAAACATTTGCACTTTGTGGGTAAAGTACCTCTTTAAAATCAAATTTATAATCATATCTATACCCTGTTTGATTTTCTATCTTTATAGTAACCAAATCACTAGATTTTTCAAATTCTAAATTAACTCCCTCAAGTAAAGCTAAAAGCTCAAAAAACAATTCTCCTGCTATACTCACACCATATAAATTTGCATTTGCTTCGCCATTAAAATTTCCAACCCATACTCCTAAAGTGTATTTTGGAGAAGTTCCTATAGCCCAGGCATCTTTTCTACCATAACTTGTACCTGTTTTCCAAGAGATGATAGTATTAAAATCATATTGTCTTAAACCTGCTCTATCTAAATCCTTTAAGGTTTGTAAGGTTAAAAAGCTTGCTCCATCACTAATAAGTTTTTTATCTTTTTTAGTAAATGTATTTTCTTCATACAAAAGCTCTTTAAAATTTCCATAATTTCCAAGCCCTAGATAAATTTTTACCATATCTTCTAAACTCAATTCTTTTGTACCTAAAATCAAAGAAAGTCCGTATTTTTTAAAATTTTCATCTTCAAAATCTAAAATATCTTTGAGTTTATAAAAAAACTTCTCATACCCATATTCTGCAAGCAAGCTTACAAAAGGGATATTAAGTGATTTTTGCAAAGATTCTTTTGCGCTAATAAGGCCATGATATTTTTTATTTGCATTTTGCGGAGCAAAATTAGAAAAATATGTAGGCACATCAAGCATTAAAGATTCAGGCACTATAAACCCCTCATCTATAGCAAAAGCAAAAAGCAAAGGTTTTAAGGTTGAACCCACACTACGCTTTGCAATAACCCCATCAACTTGACCAAAACTTGCAAAATCATAAAAATCATTAGATCCTACATAAGCTAAAACTTTATTTGTTTTGGTATCTGCTAATAATATGGCTAAATTTTTTATACCCTTTTGCTCTAATTTATAAGAATATTCCTTAGCTTTTTCTTCAAATTTGATTTGAATTTTTTTATCTATACTAGAAACAATTTTTTCTTTATCAGTTAAAAGTCTACGCGCTAAATGTGGAGCCAAGTTTTTCCTTGTTTTAAAACTAGGAAGTTTTTCAGCCTTTGCAAGAGTTAAAATATCTTTAGAAAAATATCCCTTTTCAAAAAGCCTATCAAGCAAAACATTGCGTTTTTTTAAAAGCTTATCTTTGTTTTTTTCAAGATTAATCAAACCTGGATTA is part of the Campylobacter sp. CNRCH_2014_0184h genome and harbors:
- the rnc gene encoding ribonuclease III, which encodes MLKKLQERLNYHFKNEQLLIEALTHKSYKKPYNNERLEFLGDAVMDLVVGEFLFFKFQKDSEGNLSKLRAALVNEKSFATLAQKLDLGACIFMSIAEENNDGRNKPSILSDAFEALMGALYLEIGFEKTKNIALNLLNEVYPHIDTQSLFKDYKTRLQEITQANMAGTPEYIVVKAFGPDHKKQFEIAVKIQGIEVARSTAGSKKEAQQQCAKIALEKLGKL
- the pbpC gene encoding penicillin-binding protein 1C yields the protein MKIKISLAICFLSLCFYIGLVYFSFDSKDLFKGTYSKVLLDKNKEILSVFLDANEQWHLESDFIPQKLKSAVILYEDKNFYSHYGVDFLALIRAFKNNLFSSKRSGASTISMQTIKLLEQNKRTYFNKFNEIIKAFALESAYEKDEILKLYLNNAPYGGNLVGVASAGLFYFEKDLKDLTWSEAALLSVLPNNPGLINLEKNKDKLLKKRNVLLDRLFEKGYFSKDILTLAKAEKLPSFKTRKNLAPHLARRLLTDKEKIVSSIDKKIQIKFEEKAKEYSYKLEQKGIKNLAILLADTKTNKVLAYVGSNDFYDFASFGQVDGVIAKRSVGSTLKPLLFAFAIDEGFIVPESLMLDVPTYFSNFAPQNANKKYHGLISAKESLQKSLNIPFVSLLAEYGYEKFFYKLKDILDFEDENFKKYGLSLILGTKELSLEDMVKIYLGLGNYGNFKELLYEENTFTKKDKKLISDGASFLTLQTLKDLDRAGLRQYDFNTIISWKTGTSYGRKDAWAIGTSPKYTLGVWVGNFNGEANANLYGVSIAGELFFELLALLEGVNLEFEKSSDLVTIKIENQTGYRYDYKFDFKEVLYPQSANVLRTSPFLKEVFMYKNKEVDSLDENFIHAKKKIILNLPSNAQAFFAKERQNLQNYNQNLKIIYPLNNLNIILPKDLKGSQKLLIKLTNPRKEKLFWYLNQELIFEGKEESLALNLKKGKYTLNIISENGQSDFVTFNIF
- the dnaG gene encoding DNA primase codes for the protein MIEQASIEQLLQKTDIVDIIAHYVEVKKQGSSYVCVCPFHDDKNPSMHINSIKGFYHCFACKAGGNVFKFVMDYEKLNFVEAVEKVASWSNFSLTYISQKQDNKKSIIHILPTLNAFYKQNLAKNKEALAYLYKRGLNDEDIRTFELGFAPSSNETLRLLQNEQITQEEALEVGAIKQNENGAYASFINRITFSIYDHKNLLIGFGGRTLDETNMAKYVNSPQSKLFDKSRVFYALNLAKDAIYKQKEMIICEGYMDAIAFHKAGFKNAVAVLGTALGENHIPLIKRLEARVILCFDNDNAGFNAAVRSAHLLSLAKIDGKVVLIEGGKDPAELVASHQEKLLFNILEKGIELGEFYIRSLIASCDLSSALSKQKALEEAQKYTFNLEPLVANSYTTLVANLLGVNINDIKLSKNTRKISFINPIKQSKINNISELELLKFLYENNETIGLFKLLSTKEYFLHQDITKAILEQKNFEDPSIRELYEFENIKNLSNLEEFLYAICKINLAYFNKLKSLNLKQAFKKQIYNLLNQNLEKIKKSYQNDEVFLNHLIEVLKSVHFLDDEESLELFLNRLQKNIKDKKAIHYNFEEEVF
- the rnhA gene encoding ribonuclease HI, whose protein sequence is MKNIEIYTDGSCLNNPGFGGWAYVLTYKNHQKEQSGACENTTNNRMELMAIIEALKALKEPCEVKLYTDSNLMVQSINEWLEGWVKKDFKGKKNIDLWKEYLNVAKDHKITAFWIKAHNGHELNERCDELARNAALKLQEERSINA
- a CDS encoding Cj0069 family protein, with the protein product MKKNIVFFEVRGGSDKGEDGHRKDTMPMVNALKEQGWNAEVIFFEVEKKDEIYEYVKNNADAYVSRINPGNLKEENEYFDMLRKLCANGVIGMPHPDAMIGYGAKDALTKLNKTALVPEDTYAYYDIKTFKESFPKTLAKGERVLKQNRGSTGEGIWRVRLIDELPAGAVSVPLNAKIKCTEAKDNHTEERELGEFMDFCEQYIIGDNGMLVDMTFLPRIKEGEIRILMLYHTPIYVVHKKPAEGADAFSATLFSGAKYRYDEPKDWQELVDWFLATLPEIRSKLGNYDIPLIWTADFILDTDENGKDKYVLGEINCSCVGFTSPAEFVDPIAKKVAQNIIDIVSKN
- a CDS encoding MnmA/TRMU family protein — translated: MKALALFSGGLDSMLAIKLISSQGIEVKALNINIGFGGTSDKSELMAKRAAMAGASFEMIDVRNAYLQEVLFNPQYGYGKHFNPCIDCHAFMFKTALSMLKDENASFIITGEVVGQRPMSQRNDAMAKVKKLALDEEDLILRPMCAKNLPLTKPEREGWVDREKLENISGRSRKRQLELAAKFGFEDFESPGGGCLLTLESFSNKIKDFIKFDKNMQVNDAQLLKYGRHLRLPNGSKMIVGRNELENQFLKELKTQKYEELKLFDLIGAYSLVDENINPQDLELALSIALTYAKTQNNTKYKIGFKDKIFQSMAFEDKNKIQEYFIN
- the aroC gene encoding chorismate synthase, whose translation is MNSFGVRFKFTSFGESHGQAIGCIIDGMPAGVKFDFDFLQEMLDKRKPGQNKFSTPRKEEDKAQVLSGVFEGYTTGTPISVLVYNENTRSKDYEKDVFRPAHADFTYYHKYGIRDYRGGGRASARESVARVAAGAVAQMLLKEFDIEIMSGVFGVGSIDSKLSNDEFDFDYAKNSEVYALDKNLEQSFKDEILKAKKAKNSIGARVFTRVRNPIKGLGEPLYDKLDSKLAHAIMGVNAVKAIEIGSGIQSSYMYGSQNNDELKDGVFLSNHSGGILGGISNGDFIDIKTYFKPTPSIFLPQQTQNIQGENIIHELKGRHDPCVGIRGSVVVNAMVAICMADTLLLNASSNLQNLQRVYVKNK